The sequence TCTTGCAAGCTGCCCGAAAGGCACCCACTACAGCTCGAGGTTTTCGTATTCAGTGCAACAAATGGGCAATAATTGTGAGGCTATTGTTAGGGGAGATACCAGAGAGAACTGTTTTCATGCAGAAAGGAATGAAGGCGGCTTTGACACCATATTTTGAGCTCACCAAtgtaatctctctctctctctctctctctctctctctctgctgccAAATGCTGCAGTTCTGATTGTTTTTCATGTATGCTCTCTAGGCTGTTCGAGTTGGGGACCTGGAGTTATTCAGAGCTGTTGCAGACAAATTTTCGAGCACTTTCAGTGCAGACAGGACTCACAATTTGATAGTGAGACTGCGTCACAATGTCATCCGGACTGGATTGCGTAACATCAGCATCTCATACTCAAGGATTTCCCTTGCTGATATTGCCAAGAAGCTGAGGTTGGACTCTGAGAACCCTGTTGCTGACGCGGAAAGCATTGTAGCCAAGGCCATCAGGGATGGGGCAATTGATGCCACCATAGATCACGCCAATGGTTGGATGGTGTCTAAGGAGACTGGTGATGTCTATTCAACAAATGAGCCACAGATAGCTTTCAACTCCAGGATAGCATTTTGCCTGAACATGCACAACGAGGCAGTCAAGGCACTGCGGTTTCCTCCGAATTCTCACAAGGAAAAGGAGAGCGCTGAGAAGAGGCGCGAGAAGCTCCAGCAGGAGGAAGAACTAGCGAAGCACATCGCTGAGGAAGACGATGATGACTTCTAGACTGGTGGAGCCTTGTGATCCTTTCAGCGGCTACTTCAATTTTTCATGTGAAGAGAAATCGACCATTTCAGTTGATTAAAGTGCCACAAGAACTCTGGTTCCCAGTTCCTACTTGCAGGGATGTTTCAAATTTAAAATCGTTCAGTGTGATTTATGTTAACATTTTTTTATCACTACCAATGGCTTAGGTAGCGCATTAACGGCGTGAGGTCCTCTGAAGCGCTGGACTGCACCCTTTGTCCCCTTTCGGGCCCTGGAAATTAGCAGTTTATTTCTGTACAATGACAAGTTCAGTGCATTCTTTCATGCATTTATAAGTTCAGAACTTCAGATACACTGCTATACCTTGCTTTTCTCTTGTTCGTAGTCATCCCGATCGCTATCGATCCCTTGCTGCGAATGCGTTTTTGCATTATTTGTGGATGTGTTTTGCTCGCTTCGTGGCAAAATCATGTTGAGTTCATTTTTAAGGCCAGTCTGAGGCTGTAAGCTGAGCAGATAGAAACCGTGCCGTGGTGCACGAACGCAGACGAGTATGGAATTGATCAGGAGATCATTTAGATCTCTTCTCCATAAGCTTTGCTTTTGACATCTAAATGACGTTGCAGTGTCATCCAACGGGGATGTAGCTCAGATGGTTGAGCGCTCGCTTAGCATGCGAGAGGTACGGGGATTGATACCCCGCATCTCCAGATTTCTTTTTTTGTCCCCTACCCCTTTCTGTTTTGCAAACATCCTTTTTCCAATAAGGAACTTGATCTGATTTTTCAGCAATATTCACATAATCACAAGTCTAGCAGAATTGCGTCAAAAGAATACAAACATCCTGAAACAAATGCATCGTATCGAGACAATAGGCAGGAATTACATCTTCAAAGAGAAAAACAGACCATTTGCCTCGAAAGCATTACATGCGCAAAATCAGCTCAATGTGCATGTCAGAGCGGGAGCAGTAGAACAGGACACGGGATGAATTCAGCCAGCAAATTCCCATCAACATGCTTCGAGTGGATTGCCTCCATGCTTAGGACAACCAGGTCTAACTCCAACTCATCAGCGACTTCTCCGATGATAACCGTAGGTTTTTTCCCTTCCCCAAGACGCTCCATCAGTCCAAACTCCGAAAATCCACCTGCACAGAAGCAGGTATGACAGTAGCTCAGCACTGCAGTATGAAAAAGCACAAAAAGTCGATGCAGATGACTCAAATGGCACCATACAACCTTCTGAGAGATGCCATCTAATGCTTGACAGCTGAGTATCGTGCTCTGGGACCGACTCCTTTGGTTTATCATCAATAACTGAAATTAACAACAGATTTAGAATACTATACAGTGGTTTAATGCTATGAGGAAGCAAAAATGTGAAATACCCGAAGCACATAAAGCAATGTTTCAAACAAAGAACGTACCAACCACAGTAATGTTTGCTCCATATTTCTTTGCTA is a genomic window of Phragmites australis chromosome 17, lpPhrAust1.1, whole genome shotgun sequence containing:
- the LOC133897164 gene encoding uncharacterized protein LOC133897164 — its product is MAFASSLLPAPPSRVCAGPAPEFAAFSPAKKGVSLAAVRRRGSRHGVRAEANESRSALAVDALSQVKHVLLPVTDRNPYLSEGTRQAAATTTSLAKKYGANITVVVIDDKPKESVPEHDTQLSSIRWHLSEGGFSEFGLMERLGEGKKPTVIIGEVADELELDLVVLSMEAIHSKHVDGNLLAEFIPCPVLLLPL